From a single Chitinivibrionia bacterium genomic region:
- the fliD gene encoding flagellar filament capping protein FliD, which produces MAITMTGTSGIDVSTIISQLTAIRQQEVTRITDRRTTVNRQLDAFSRMGSQLNELQTRAAALSNVNSFNQFRATSSNDSAVGITTSGSSVSAGFFSVQVTQLAQREKLGSSGEGTGKVEDTNAALNMSGTFSINGVEIEVRETDTLNDLRTRINNATSTDADGNITRTNVMASVIRAGDGDFRLVLTNNDGGAAGIDIDDVSGNVLQNLGFLDANGDKATPLVAGQDAIFSINGINMTSNSNTVSDRINGMTFELKEITTAPVNINVSRDDQAITNNVEQLIQTFNAMLRFERDNTGFTPGVNGADPTRGALFGDSTVRNVNQSLRAIFQQTVNFNGQQVSLAHFGITTNPQTGDLQFDKGKFGEMLRKDFDGVVSVFATSGVSSNDRISLGRNTGSTQEGTYELREFMGTRQVPRMTGAYEDDGITPLYKDGERVMVQAKDGDDLLWDEEPVQTFQIRLLNGGGDWVTGTRNGEVVTFSAGPAAGMSITAPIGSSGGVDGEISTLTFSRGLAGAVETRVRQLTDSVDGVIVRKRESLNSRIRNIDNQVDMAQRRVDAYNARLVMQFARMEQTMLLLNSQQSAMFAQLPQRQQQ; this is translated from the coding sequence ATGGCTATTACTATGACAGGTACTTCGGGGATAGATGTATCAACAATTATTTCGCAACTTACTGCCATAAGGCAACAGGAAGTAACTCGAATTACCGACAGAAGAACTACTGTTAACAGACAGTTGGACGCGTTCTCGAGAATGGGTTCGCAGTTGAATGAACTTCAAACCAGAGCCGCGGCGCTCAGTAATGTAAATAGTTTTAATCAATTTAGAGCTACTTCTTCAAATGATTCTGCTGTCGGTATAACAACATCAGGTAGCAGTGTAAGTGCGGGATTTTTCTCGGTTCAGGTAACGCAACTTGCTCAGAGAGAAAAGTTGGGGAGCAGCGGAGAAGGAACCGGCAAGGTAGAAGATACGAATGCCGCGCTTAATATGTCGGGAACATTTAGTATTAACGGCGTTGAAATAGAAGTTCGCGAAACCGACACTCTCAACGATTTGCGCACAAGAATAAATAACGCTACTTCAACGGACGCAGACGGTAATATTACAAGAACTAATGTAATGGCTTCGGTTATCCGTGCGGGTGATGGTGATTTTCGTTTGGTTTTGACCAACAATGATGGGGGAGCGGCAGGTATTGACATTGATGATGTCAGCGGAAATGTTTTGCAAAATCTTGGATTTTTAGATGCAAACGGCGACAAAGCTACACCTCTTGTAGCGGGGCAGGACGCAATATTCAGTATTAACGGTATTAATATGACATCAAATTCCAATACCGTAAGCGACAGAATTAACGGAATGACTTTTGAACTAAAAGAAATTACTACCGCTCCGGTTAATATCAACGTTTCCAGAGACGATCAGGCAATAACAAATAATGTTGAACAGCTTATACAAACCTTTAATGCAATGCTTCGTTTTGAAAGAGACAATACGGGCTTTACTCCGGGTGTAAATGGTGCAGACCCCACAAGAGGCGCGCTTTTCGGGGATTCTACCGTCAGAAACGTTAACCAAAGTTTGAGGGCGATTTTCCAACAAACCGTTAACTTTAACGGACAGCAAGTATCGCTTGCGCATTTCGGTATAACAACTAACCCTCAAACAGGCGATTTGCAATTTGACAAAGGCAAATTCGGAGAAATGCTGAGGAAGGATTTTGATGGTGTTGTTAGCGTTTTTGCAACAAGCGGAGTAAGTAGTAATGACCGTATAAGTCTTGGTAGAAATACAGGTAGCACACAAGAAGGCACTTACGAACTCAGAGAGTTTATGGGAACAAGACAAGTTCCGAGAATGACGGGTGCGTATGAAGATGACGGCATTACTCCTCTTTACAAAGACGGTGAGCGCGTTATGGTTCAAGCTAAAGACGGAGATGACCTGCTTTGGGACGAAGAGCCTGTACAAACTTTCCAAATAAGATTGTTGAACGGCGGCGGAGATTGGGTAACAGGAACAAGAAACGGTGAGGTTGTCACTTTTAGCGCAGGTCCTGCGGCAGGTATGTCTATTACGGCACCTATCGGTAGTAGCGGCGGTGTTGACGGTGAAATTTCTACGCTTACTTTTTCAAGAGGTCTTGCAGGTGCTGTTGAAACCCGCGTCAGACAGTTGACCGATTCCGTTGACGGCGTTATTGTAAGAAAAAGAGAGTCTCTCAACTCAAGAATAAGAAATATTGACAATCAAGTCGATATGGCACAACGAAGAGTGGACGCTTACAATGCTCGTTTGGTTATGCAATTTGCCAGAATGGAGCAAACGATGCTGTTGCTTAACAGTCAACAGTCAGCAATGTTTGCACAGTTGCCGCAACGGCAACAACAATAG
- the fliS gene encoding flagellar export chaperone FliS, which yields MNQGYNAYKSANVETADRGKLLVMCYDVAIKHGTAVSELPTDFKHIEQRNKHLYKMNDAITELISSLNFEVGGGEIANNLFRLYEYMQYRINQSIAHPENTHIVEILGYLTELREAWKEAAQTVRMSANGDVGYAAG from the coding sequence ATGAACCAAGGCTACAACGCTTACAAGTCAGCTAATGTGGAGACCGCCGACAGAGGCAAACTGCTTGTTATGTGCTATGACGTTGCTATAAAGCACGGTACGGCAGTTTCAGAACTTCCGACGGACTTTAAACATATAGAGCAACGCAATAAGCATCTTTACAAAATGAACGACGCTATTACCGAACTTATTTCATCATTAAATTTTGAAGTTGGCGGCGGTGAAATCGCCAATAATCTTTTTCGGCTTTACGAATATATGCAGTATAGAATAAATCAGTCGATAGCTCACCCCGAAAACACCCACATAGTAGAAATATTGGGATATTTGACGGAACTTCGCGAAGCGTGGAAAGAAGCCGCACAGACAGTAAGAATGTCGGCAAACGGTGATGTTGGATACGCGGCAGGCTAA